From a region of the Streptomyces sp. B21-083 genome:
- a CDS encoding flotillin family protein produces the protein MTAMIVGIGALVAVCLLAVLVVSLLFRKVEQGKALIVSKLRKVDVTFTGQVVLPVLHKAEVMDISVKTIEITRAGKDGLICQDNIRADIRISFFVKVSKNAEDVIKVAQAVGTARASDRNTLQELFHAKFSEALKTVGKQLDFTDLYTKREELRYRIIEVIGVDLNGYHLEDAAIDYLEQTPLTQLDPANVLDAQGIRKITELTAIEHVRTNEAQRTEEKEITRQNVDAREAILELERRQADAEIKQRREIDTVRAREEAETARVVEEERLRSQGAFLKTEEQLGIQRENQAREVAVAQKNRERVIAIENERIEKDRLLEVIARERETELTRISASKEIEAEKREIAEVVRERVAVDRTVAEQEESIKKLRAVEEAERQRQTVVILAEAEAQEQLVKDIKAAEAAEQAAVHRAAEEITFAEARLKSADLDAQAKLRLAEGVQAEAAAQGLAAVQVRDKEAEVTEKAGRAEAAATEARMRAEAEGTRARALAEAEGIGGKLKAEAAGLTEKAAAMAVLDEASRGHEEYRLRLEAEKEIRLAGLDMQKHVAEAQATVLATGLENADINIVGGESVFFDRLVNSIALGKSVDGFVQHSETAQALAGPWLNGSSSFTDDLSRVLGSVSTADVQNLTVSALLMKLMKTGGADSGALEQLLGKAGELGVADTSLAALNGSAKV, from the coding sequence ATGACTGCCATGATCGTGGGCATCGGCGCGCTCGTAGCCGTCTGCCTGCTCGCCGTACTCGTCGTCTCCCTGCTGTTCCGCAAGGTGGAACAGGGCAAGGCGCTGATCGTCTCCAAGCTGCGGAAGGTCGATGTGACCTTCACCGGGCAGGTCGTGCTGCCGGTGCTGCACAAGGCCGAGGTGATGGACATCTCGGTGAAGACCATCGAGATCACCCGGGCCGGCAAGGACGGGCTGATCTGCCAGGACAACATCCGCGCCGACATCCGGATCTCGTTCTTCGTGAAGGTCAGCAAGAACGCCGAGGACGTCATCAAGGTCGCCCAGGCCGTCGGCACCGCACGGGCCAGCGACCGGAACACGCTGCAGGAGCTGTTCCACGCGAAGTTCTCCGAGGCGCTGAAGACCGTCGGCAAGCAGTTGGACTTCACCGACCTGTACACCAAGCGTGAGGAGTTGCGGTACCGGATCATCGAGGTCATCGGCGTCGACCTGAACGGTTACCACCTGGAGGACGCGGCGATCGACTACCTGGAGCAGACGCCGCTGACCCAGCTCGACCCGGCGAACGTCCTGGACGCCCAGGGCATCCGCAAGATCACCGAGCTGACGGCGATCGAGCACGTGCGCACCAACGAGGCGCAGCGCACCGAGGAGAAGGAGATCACCCGGCAGAACGTCGACGCCCGTGAGGCCATCCTGGAGCTGGAGCGCCGGCAGGCCGACGCCGAGATCAAGCAGCGGCGGGAGATCGACACGGTGCGGGCCCGTGAGGAGGCCGAGACGGCGCGGGTGGTGGAGGAGGAGCGGCTTCGCTCGCAGGGCGCTTTCCTGAAGACCGAGGAACAGCTCGGCATTCAGCGGGAGAACCAGGCCCGGGAGGTCGCCGTCGCGCAGAAGAACCGCGAGCGGGTGATCGCCATCGAGAACGAGCGCATCGAGAAGGACCGCCTCCTCGAAGTCATCGCACGCGAGCGGGAGACCGAGCTGACCCGGATCTCCGCCTCGAAGGAGATAGAGGCGGAGAAGCGGGAGATCGCCGAGGTCGTCCGGGAGCGGGTGGCGGTGGACCGCACGGTCGCCGAGCAGGAGGAGTCCATCAAGAAGCTGCGCGCGGTGGAGGAGGCGGAGCGGCAGCGGCAGACCGTCGTCATCCTCGCCGAGGCCGAGGCACAGGAGCAGCTCGTCAAGGACATCAAGGCCGCGGAGGCCGCCGAGCAGGCCGCCGTGCACCGCGCCGCCGAGGAAATCACCTTCGCCGAAGCCCGGTTGAAGTCGGCGGACCTCGACGCGCAGGCCAAGCTGCGGCTCGCCGAGGGTGTGCAGGCGGAGGCCGCCGCCCAGGGGCTGGCCGCTGTACAGGTCCGTGACAAGGAGGCCGAGGTGACCGAGAAGGCCGGCCGCGCGGAGGCCGCGGCCACCGAGGCGCGGATGCGGGCCGAGGCGGAAGGCACCAGGGCGAGGGCGCTCGCGGAGGCCGAGGGCATCGGCGGGAAGCTCAAGGCGGAGGCGGCCGGTCTGACCGAGAAGGCGGCGGCGATGGCCGTCCTGGACGAGGCGTCCCGAGGCCACGAGGAGTACCGGCTGCGGTTGGAGGCGGAGAAGGAGATCCGGCTCGCCGGGCTCGACATGCAGAAGCACGTCGCCGAGGCGCAGGCCACGGTCCTCGCCACGGGACTGGAGAACGCCGACATCAACATCGTCGGCGGGGAGTCCGTCTTCTTCGACCGGCTCGTCAACTCGATCGCGCTCGGCAAGAGCGTCGACGGGTTCGTCCAGCACTCCGAGACGGCACAGGCCCTCGCGGGGCCCTGGCTGAACGGCTCGTCGAGCTTCACCGACGACCTCAGCCGCGTCCTCGGCTCGGTCTCCACGGCCGATGTGCAGAACCTGACCGTCTCCGCGCTGTTGATGAAGCTGATGAAGACGGGCGGAGCCGATTCCGGCGCTCTGGAACAGCTGCTCGGCAAGGCCGGCGAACTGGGTGTCGCCGACACCTCGCTCGCGGCCCTGAACGGCAGCGCCAAGGTCTGA
- a CDS encoding TerD family protein, whose amino-acid sequence MSSDSLAVGKAEVRLKWDPSPWDQPPRHLDIIATTYSADAPYGRPVYVVHFDSRSPDGTINMSRHSQTGQGFGYVEVMTLELDRLASSFARVVVGVAIHQNSGPMTFGDMSNAGVLVVEGYQDLLKDDFAQVAGSTATTVAEFTRGTSGAWEFHEMVRGFDSDPVVFTAEMGSAQPR is encoded by the coding sequence GTGAGCAGCGACAGCCTGGCAGTGGGGAAGGCCGAGGTACGGCTCAAGTGGGACCCGAGTCCCTGGGATCAGCCACCTCGTCATCTCGACATCATCGCCACCACTTACTCGGCGGACGCCCCCTACGGGCGACCGGTGTACGTCGTCCACTTCGACAGCCGCTCACCGGACGGCACCATCAACATGAGTCGGCACAGCCAGACCGGTCAGGGGTTCGGCTATGTCGAAGTGATGACGCTGGAACTTGATCGCCTCGCGTCCTCCTTCGCGCGGGTGGTTGTGGGCGTGGCCATCCACCAGAACAGCGGCCCCATGACCTTCGGTGACATGTCGAATGCCGGAGTGCTGGTCGTCGAGGGATACCAGGATCTGCTGAAGGACGACTTCGCGCAGGTCGCCGGATCCACGGCCACAACCGTCGCGGAGTTCACTCGCGGCACCTCCGGAGCGTGGGAGTTTCACGAGATGGTCCGAGGGTTCGACAGCGATCCCGTGGTCTTCACCGCGGAGATGGGCAGCGCCCAACCGCGCTGA
- a CDS encoding DNA-binding protein, with amino-acid sequence MARRRLSHEGTLVLDYEGLSKFVSDHEPVVALIAEARKRGMEVVISALTIIEAVHSRTDKARLAWVLSGVRIVHIGDEEAKAASVMLVNAGLHGHKYAIDAAVAEMALRQRRPVVMLTSDIDDMTKLCGDRVRLVAV; translated from the coding sequence GTGGCCCGCCGCAGGCTGAGTCACGAAGGCACCCTCGTTCTCGACTACGAGGGCCTGTCGAAGTTCGTCAGTGATCACGAGCCCGTGGTCGCCCTCATCGCCGAAGCCCGCAAGCGGGGCATGGAGGTGGTCATCAGCGCGCTCACCATCATCGAAGCGGTGCATAGCCGGACCGACAAGGCGCGGCTCGCCTGGGTCCTGTCCGGCGTGCGGATCGTGCACATCGGGGACGAGGAGGCGAAGGCCGCCTCAGTCATGCTGGTCAACGCCGGGCTGCATGGTCACAAATACGCCATCGACGCTGCCGTGGCCGAGATGGCGCTGCGTCAGCGGCGCCCGGTCGTCATGCTCACCTCGGACATCGACGACATGACGAAGCTCTGCGGCGACAGAGTGCGCCTCGTCGCCGTGTAG
- a CDS encoding PIN domain-containing protein has protein sequence MSGRIETVVLDSEGLSAWVAQDRKVLAMFQVFHDMGADLVVSANTIVEVSHSRLNLPWLQWALSRVKVEPVTEAAAKAAAQLLRDTGLHGHKYAIDATVAELALRQPGPAAILTSDGDDMTRLCGSKVRMIGL, from the coding sequence GTGAGCGGGCGCATCGAGACCGTCGTCCTGGACAGCGAGGGGCTGTCGGCCTGGGTGGCGCAGGACCGGAAGGTTCTGGCGATGTTCCAGGTGTTCCACGACATGGGCGCCGACCTCGTCGTCAGTGCCAACACCATTGTGGAGGTGAGCCACTCCAGGCTGAATCTGCCCTGGCTGCAATGGGCGCTGTCCCGGGTCAAGGTGGAGCCGGTCACGGAGGCGGCGGCCAAGGCGGCGGCCCAACTGCTCAGGGACACCGGTCTGCACGGGCACAAGTACGCGATCGACGCGACGGTCGCGGAACTGGCCCTGCGTCAGCCCGGCCCAGCCGCCATCCTCACGTCGGATGGCGATGACATGACCCGGCTGTGCGGCAGCAAGGTCCGGATGATCGGACTCTGA
- a CDS encoding SPFH domain-containing protein codes for METSAFLIAGLIVALIAVFTVVRAVRIVPQARARNVERLGRYHRTLDPGLSLVIPFVDRVHPVIDLREQVVSFKPQPVITEDNLVVEIDTVLYFQVTDPRAAFYEIANFLQAVEQLTVTTLRNVVGSMDLEKTLTSRDTINSQLRGVLDEATGKWGLRVNRVEIKAIDPPQSIKDAMQKQMRAERDKRAAILGAEGQRQSQILTAEGDKQAAVLRAEGNRTAAILQAEGQSRAIDEVFQAVHRNDPDPKLLAYQYLQTLPQLAQGSGNNFWVIPSEITSALQGMSRAFTEVLPQSPATREKPSDDMVAQAANDKAQAAEAAAEALAEAAEAERVTPDTLPPHRRSE; via the coding sequence ATGGAAACCTCGGCGTTCCTCATCGCCGGCCTGATCGTCGCGCTGATCGCGGTTTTCACCGTGGTGCGGGCGGTCCGTATCGTGCCCCAGGCACGCGCTCGCAATGTCGAGCGGCTCGGGCGTTACCACCGGACTCTGGATCCCGGCCTCAGCCTCGTCATCCCTTTCGTCGACCGCGTTCATCCGGTGATCGATCTGCGGGAACAGGTCGTTTCCTTCAAACCGCAGCCGGTCATCACCGAGGACAATCTGGTCGTCGAGATCGACACCGTGCTCTATTTCCAGGTGACCGACCCACGAGCGGCTTTCTACGAGATCGCGAATTTCCTTCAGGCGGTCGAGCAGCTCACCGTCACCACCTTGCGCAACGTCGTGGGGTCCATGGACCTGGAAAAGACCCTCACCTCGCGGGACACCATCAACAGTCAGCTGCGCGGGGTGCTGGACGAGGCCACCGGAAAGTGGGGGCTGAGGGTCAACCGGGTGGAGATCAAAGCCATCGACCCGCCCCAGTCCATCAAGGACGCGATGCAGAAGCAGATGCGAGCCGAGCGGGACAAGCGGGCCGCGATTCTCGGGGCCGAGGGACAGCGCCAGTCGCAGATCCTCACCGCCGAAGGCGACAAACAGGCCGCCGTCCTGCGCGCGGAGGGCAACCGTACCGCTGCGATCCTCCAGGCCGAGGGCCAGTCCCGGGCCATCGACGAGGTGTTCCAGGCCGTACATCGCAACGACCCCGACCCCAAGCTGCTCGCCTACCAGTACCTCCAGACGCTGCCCCAACTCGCGCAGGGCTCGGGCAACAACTTCTGGGTGATCCCCAGTGAGATCACCTCCGCGCTCCAGGGCATGTCCCGCGCCTTCACCGAGGTGCTGCCCCAGTCGCCGGCCACCCGCGAGAAACCCTCGGACGACATGGTTGCCCAGGCCGCCAACGACAAGGCCCAGGCCGCCGAAGCCGCTGCCGAGGCCCTCGCCGAAGCAGCCGAGGCCGAGCGCGTCACCCCCGACACCCTCCCGCCTCACCGGCGGAGTGAGTAA
- a CDS encoding NfeD family protein, with amino-acid sequence MDPWLIWLIVAAVLAVAEIFTLTAALGLLSAAALVTAGSAAVGMPLPLQFLVFTIVSTVTVLFVRPVALRHVLRPQVERFGVDALIGKAAYVVSEVTGAGGRVRIDGEEWTARAYDETLVIPPGKTVDVMEISGATAIVYPRD; translated from the coding sequence ATGGATCCATGGCTGATCTGGTTGATCGTCGCAGCCGTGCTGGCTGTGGCGGAGATCTTCACGCTTACCGCCGCGCTCGGATTGCTGAGTGCGGCCGCGTTGGTCACGGCGGGGTCCGCCGCGGTGGGGATGCCGCTGCCCTTGCAGTTCCTGGTGTTCACCATCGTTTCCACAGTCACCGTGTTGTTCGTGCGCCCCGTTGCGCTGCGCCACGTACTCCGGCCCCAGGTGGAGCGATTCGGCGTGGACGCGTTGATCGGCAAGGCTGCCTACGTCGTCTCGGAGGTGACGGGGGCGGGCGGCAGGGTCCGTATCGACGGTGAGGAGTGGACAGCCCGCGCCTACGACGAGACGCTGGTGATTCCTCCTGGAAAGACCGTCGACGTCATGGAGATCAGCGGCGCCACCGCGATCGTCTACCCCCGGGACTGA
- a CDS encoding arsenate reductase ArsC, whose protein sequence is MSSPPLASVLFVCVHNAGRSQMAAGFLGHLAGDRIEVRSAGSLPGDRVNPSAVEAMREVGVDIADARPKILTAEAVQASDYVITMGCGDACPVFPGRKYLDWALEDPAGKGVEAVRPIRDEIRNRIEALIAEIDAQREA, encoded by the coding sequence ATGTCCTCCCCGCCGCTCGCCTCCGTGCTCTTCGTCTGCGTCCACAACGCCGGCCGTTCCCAGATGGCCGCCGGCTTCCTCGGTCACCTCGCGGGCGACCGGATCGAGGTCCGCTCCGCCGGCTCCCTCCCGGGCGACCGGGTCAACCCCTCCGCCGTCGAGGCCATGCGGGAGGTCGGCGTCGACATCGCCGACGCCCGGCCGAAGATCCTCACCGCCGAGGCCGTCCAGGCGTCCGACTACGTCATCACCATGGGCTGTGGCGACGCATGCCCGGTGTTCCCCGGCCGGAAGTACCTGGACTGGGCCCTGGAGGACCCGGCGGGCAAGGGCGTCGAGGCCGTCCGGCCCATCCGCGACGAGATCAGGAACCGTATCGAGGCTCTGATCGCCGAGATCGACGCCCAGCGAGAGGCCTGA
- a CDS encoding ArsR/SmtB family transcription factor, giving the protein MMTSVDTDLIRVLADPLRLRIVTLLAEETLCTTHLMEETGARQTNLSNHLRVLREAGVVETEPCGRYTYYRLRPDVIAQLAVRFADLAESARTAAGNKRACP; this is encoded by the coding sequence ATGATGACGTCGGTCGACACTGACCTGATCCGGGTGCTGGCCGACCCGCTCAGGCTCCGAATCGTGACCCTGCTCGCCGAAGAGACGCTGTGCACCACCCACCTGATGGAGGAGACCGGCGCTCGTCAGACCAACCTCTCCAACCATCTGAGAGTGCTGCGCGAGGCCGGCGTCGTCGAGACGGAGCCGTGCGGCCGGTACACCTACTACCGGCTGCGCCCGGACGTCATCGCCCAACTCGCGGTCCGGTTCGCCGACTTGGCCGAGTCCGCACGCACCGCCGCCGGGAACAAGAGGGCCTGTCCGTGA
- the arsB gene encoding ACR3 family arsenite efflux transporter produces MTRTEASTSAGEEPSVVAKLSTLDRFLAVWILAAMALGLGLGRAVPGLNDALAKVEIGGISLPIALGLLIMMYPVLAKVRYDKLDAVTGDRKLMVSSLVINWLVGPAVMFALAWLFLPDLPEYRTGLIIVGLARCIAMVIIWNDLACGDREAAAVLVALNSVFQVLAFGLLGWFYLDLLPGWLGLGDGEHLDISMWKIALNVVIFLGIPLLAGFLTRRIGEQRLGRAKYEADFLPKIGPWALYGLLFTIVILFALQGKTITSQPLDVARIALPLLVYFAIMWFGTFALGKVIGLAYDRTATLAFTAAGNNFELAIAVAIATFGVTSGQALSGVVGPLIEVPVLVGLVYVSLAWRRKFAPAQQLTAASQQS; encoded by the coding sequence GTGACCCGTACCGAAGCGTCCACCAGCGCCGGGGAGGAGCCCTCGGTCGTCGCGAAGCTGTCGACGCTCGACCGTTTCCTCGCCGTGTGGATCCTCGCCGCCATGGCCCTCGGCCTCGGGCTGGGCCGCGCCGTTCCCGGGCTGAACGACGCCCTCGCGAAGGTCGAGATCGGCGGTATCTCCCTGCCGATCGCCCTCGGCCTGCTGATCATGATGTACCCGGTCCTGGCCAAGGTCCGCTACGACAAGCTCGACGCCGTCACCGGTGACCGCAAGCTCATGGTCTCGTCGCTGGTCATCAACTGGCTCGTCGGCCCGGCCGTGATGTTCGCGCTGGCCTGGCTCTTCCTGCCGGACCTGCCCGAGTACCGCACCGGCCTGATCATCGTCGGGCTGGCCCGCTGCATCGCGATGGTCATCATCTGGAACGACCTCGCCTGCGGCGACCGCGAGGCGGCAGCCGTACTCGTGGCGCTCAACTCGGTCTTCCAGGTCCTGGCGTTCGGCCTGCTCGGCTGGTTCTACCTCGACCTGCTGCCCGGCTGGCTGGGCCTCGGCGACGGCGAACACCTCGACATCTCGATGTGGAAGATCGCCCTGAACGTGGTCATCTTCCTCGGCATCCCGCTGCTGGCGGGCTTCCTCACCCGCCGTATCGGCGAACAGAGGCTGGGCCGCGCGAAGTACGAGGCCGACTTCCTGCCGAAGATCGGCCCCTGGGCGCTGTACGGCCTGCTCTTCACGATCGTCATCCTCTTCGCCCTGCAGGGGAAGACGATCACCTCACAGCCCCTGGACGTCGCCCGCATCGCGCTGCCGCTGCTGGTGTACTTCGCGATCATGTGGTTCGGCACGTTCGCCCTCGGCAAGGTCATCGGCCTGGCCTACGACCGCACGGCCACCCTCGCCTTCACGGCGGCCGGCAACAACTTCGAGCTGGCCATCGCGGTCGCCATCGCCACCTTCGGCGTCACCTCCGGCCAGGCACTGTCGGGTGTCGTCGGCCCGCTCATCGAAGTCCCGGTCCTGGTCGGGCTGGTGTACGTCTCCCTGGCTTGGCGACGGAAGTTCGCACCCGCGCAGCAGCTGACGGCAGCATCGCAGCAGAGCTGA
- a CDS encoding ArsR/SmtB family transcription factor, translating into MSNMKVLPLLDPAPGQAAAPCCPPLTERPFTALEAETAARMFKALGDPVRLRLFSAVASHEGGEACVCDISDVGVSQPTVSHHLKKLKEAGLLSSERRGTWVYYRVEPSVLAAMGRLLLTTTPAVV; encoded by the coding sequence ATGTCGAATATGAAGGTGCTGCCGCTGCTCGATCCGGCCCCCGGCCAGGCTGCGGCGCCCTGCTGCCCGCCGCTGACCGAGCGCCCGTTCACCGCGCTGGAGGCCGAGACGGCCGCGCGGATGTTCAAGGCGCTCGGTGATCCGGTGCGCCTGCGGCTGTTCTCGGCGGTGGCCTCCCACGAGGGCGGCGAGGCGTGCGTCTGCGACATCTCCGACGTCGGCGTCTCCCAGCCGACCGTCTCCCACCACCTGAAGAAGCTCAAGGAGGCCGGTCTGCTCAGCTCCGAGCGACGCGGCACGTGGGTGTACTACCGGGTCGAGCCGTCGGTACTGGCCGCGATGGGCAGGCTGCTGCTGACGACCACCCCGGCCGTGGTCTAG
- a CDS encoding ArsI/CadI family heavy metal resistance metalloenzyme, whose product MTSRVQLALRVPDLAASVAFYSSLFGTEPAKLRDGYANFAITEPPLKLVLIEGTSDEATRLDHLGVEVESTEAVHAATARLGEAGLITDVENDTTCCYALQDKVWVHGPGQEPWEVYVVKADADSLAKQPDSTCCTGAAPADADADSPSLSGSKEPSLASGCC is encoded by the coding sequence ATGACATCCCGCGTTCAGCTCGCCCTCCGCGTCCCCGACCTCGCCGCGTCCGTGGCCTTCTACAGCAGCCTCTTCGGCACCGAACCCGCCAAACTCCGCGACGGCTACGCCAACTTCGCCATCACCGAGCCCCCGCTCAAGCTCGTCCTCATCGAGGGCACCTCGGACGAGGCGACGCGCTTGGACCACCTCGGGGTGGAGGTCGAGAGCACCGAGGCCGTCCACGCCGCCACCGCTCGCTTGGGTGAGGCCGGCCTGATCACCGACGTGGAGAACGACACCACCTGCTGCTACGCCCTCCAGGACAAGGTCTGGGTCCACGGCCCCGGCCAGGAACCCTGGGAGGTCTACGTCGTCAAGGCCGACGCCGACTCCCTGGCCAAGCAGCCGGACAGCACCTGCTGCACCGGCGCGGCACCGGCCGACGCCGACGCCGACTCACCCTCCCTCTCCGGCTCGAAGGAACCGTCCCTCGCGAGTGGCTGCTGCTGA
- a CDS encoding calcium-binding protein translates to MRAQRRTATVTTTALALTLALGSAALTASTAQAATPNAGSLRHTDGELWYKANAGQANRLTVSVKIETRENEFDSYYILTFRDRAPISIDAAAAAQDECVYPSADDHTVARCAVEIPLGSDDSDNYDVDLGDGNDTVTIAANSSAYATIYGGKGNDVLTGTSSEVLYGQDGNDRLVGGGGIWGVGAYGGAGNDVLTHCSAECHGGPGNDSLTGGIDPDGNENSLFGDDGNDVLHGQAGANFLYGGKGNDRLYGGNDNDRLYGEQGNDTLYGEKGNDTLYGNSGNDVLHGGAGKDTLSGGPGTDKVYQN, encoded by the coding sequence ATGCGTGCACAGAGAAGGACCGCCACCGTTACGACCACCGCCCTCGCTCTCACCCTCGCCCTGGGCTCGGCGGCGCTCACGGCCTCCACCGCCCAGGCGGCCACGCCGAACGCCGGCTCTCTGCGCCACACGGACGGCGAGCTCTGGTACAAGGCGAACGCCGGGCAGGCCAACCGGCTGACGGTCTCCGTGAAGATTGAGACCCGCGAGAACGAGTTCGACTCCTACTACATCCTCACCTTCCGCGACCGCGCCCCCATCTCCATCGACGCGGCGGCGGCGGCACAGGACGAGTGCGTGTACCCGTCGGCGGACGACCACACTGTCGCGCGCTGCGCGGTCGAGATCCCGCTGGGCTCCGACGACTCCGACAACTACGACGTCGACCTGGGCGACGGCAACGACACCGTGACGATCGCCGCCAACAGCAGCGCGTACGCCACGATCTACGGTGGCAAGGGCAACGACGTGCTGACAGGCACCAGTTCCGAGGTTCTCTACGGCCAGGACGGCAACGACCGGCTCGTCGGCGGAGGCGGCATCTGGGGCGTCGGAGCGTACGGCGGCGCCGGGAACGACGTCCTCACCCACTGCTCGGCCGAGTGCCACGGTGGCCCCGGCAACGACTCGCTCACCGGCGGCATCGACCCGGACGGCAACGAGAACTCGCTGTTCGGCGACGACGGAAACGACGTCCTGCACGGACAGGCGGGCGCCAACTTCCTCTACGGCGGCAAGGGCAACGACCGCCTGTACGGCGGCAACGACAACGACCGCCTGTACGGCGAGCAGGGCAACGACACCCTCTACGGCGAGAAGGGCAACGACACGCTCTACGGCAACAGCGGCAACGACGTCCTGCACGGCGGCGCGGGCAAGGACACCCTCTCGGGCGGCCCGGGAACCGACAAGGTCTACCAGAACTAG